One Elephas maximus indicus isolate mEleMax1 chromosome 18, mEleMax1 primary haplotype, whole genome shotgun sequence genomic region harbors:
- the LOC126061818 gene encoding NUT family member 2G-like isoform X2, whose product MCRGGVKMGIEYVLVGSYKQACGFSPVLRSLARLKPTMTLEEGLWRSVQEWEHKSNFDRMIFYEMAEKFMEFEAEEELQTQKLQQRNVSVCLPPPVSRHLDPQKPSSTVAGQHPVFVPRKGDPKVQPLNQQQHRPQCPWEAKQPNEIPPKAVKEYVEIMEGLLGPAHSATVEPDAKHEEEEYEQQQEDTGMYPDPGLLSYIDKLCSQEEFITKLVEKRLLELKGEVGVEAPPIYGMPPMESLCTEYDTSQDSGSTDNHGLQLGISKKTGTRRLNADDLPKDCRRDSNLSKPKELAHFMWSPKSKKPKSEQLTSPHQRSSNTSPKLGTRESLMFLETSPISESPGKGEGSREETEKEEEDLPSLDFLLAPQQSLLPWGLSKSPLPASGILHHGVRGTWQASQPLAPETVSLSQPGHTATKSKIPAQVRAPSLAAKRPYSGADLGVSGRQPLVSSEVQPSMPLKRKCDTSTCEKSKVAFQPIASSPLPCVKPSNWRPLHRFGLSTPFSSSR is encoded by the exons ATGTGTAGGGGTGGGGTCAAGATGGGGATAGAATACGTACTTGTAGGAAGTTACAAACAAGCATGTGGTTTTAGCCCAGTCCTTCGATCCCTGGCCCGACTGAAGCCCACCATGACCCTGGAGGAGGGACTGTGGCGGTCTGTGCAGGAATGGGAGCACAAAAGCAACTTTGACCGGATGATCTTCTACGAGATGGCAGAAAA GTTCATGGAGTTTGAAGCAGAGGAGGAGTTACAGACTCAGAAGTTGCAGCAGAGGAATGTGTCCGTGTGCCTGCCTCCTCCAGTTTCAAGGCATCTTGATCCTCAGAAGCCTTCATCCACTGTGGCTGGCCAGCACCCAG TGTTCGTCCCAAGGAAGGGAGATCCCAAGGTGCAGCCCCTCAACCAGCAGCAACATAGACCCCAGTGCCCTTGGGAGGCCAAGCAACCCAATGAGATCCCTCCTAAAGCTGTGAAAGAGTATGTCGAAATCATGGAAGGTCTGCTTGGACCTGCCCATTCGGCCACTGTGGAGCCAGatgcaaaacatgaagaagaggaatATGAGCAACAACAGGAAGACACTGGGATGTACCCAGACCCAGGACTCCTGAGCTACATTGACAAGCTGTGTTCACAGGAAGAATTTATTACCAAG cTGGTAGAGAAGCGACTACTGGAATTGAAAGGAGAAGTGGGTGTGGAGGCACCCCCAATTTATGGTATGCCACCCATGGAGTCACTCTGTACAGAGTATGACACCAGTCAAGACTCAGGGAGCACAGATAACCATGGTCTTCAGCTAGGGATCAGCAAGAAAACGGGCACAAGAAGGCTGAATGCAGATGACCTGCCGAAAGACTGTAGAAGAGACAGTAACCTGTCTAAGCCAAAAGAACTTGCTCACTTTATGTGGAGTCCAAAGTCAAAGAAACCTAAGTCTGAACAATTAACTTCTCCTCATCAGCGTTCCAGTAACACCTCCCCGAAATTGGGAACTAGAGAATCCTTAATGTTCTTAGAAACCTCTCCTATTAGTGAATCACCTGGGAAAGGAGAAGGGTCCAGggaagaaacagagaaggaagaggaggatctCCCCAGCCTTGACTTTCTCTTGGCACCTCAACAAAGCTTACTGCCCTGGGGTCTTTCCAAgagtcctctgcctgcctccggCATTCTGCACCATGGAGTTCGGGGCACCTGGCAAGCATCCCAGCCCCTAGCTCCTGAGACAGTGAGTCTTAGCCAACCTGGACATACAGCTACCAAGTCTAAGATCCCAGCTCAAGTTAGAGCCCCATCACTTGCTGCCAAGAGGCCCTACTCAGGGGCTGACCTTGGGGTCTCTGGGAGGCAACCCTTGGTCAGCAGTGAGGTCCAACCCTCAATGCCTCTGAAAAGAAAGTGTGACACCTCAACTTGCGAGAAAAGTAAGGTGGCATTTCAGCCAATAGCAAGCTCTCCTCTTCCATGTGTCAAACCCTCAAATTGGAGACCCCTCCACAGATTTGGATTATCAACCCCCTTCTCCTCATCACGCTAA
- the LOC126061818 gene encoding NUT family member 2G-like isoform X1, producing the protein MCRGGVKMGIEYVLVGSYKQACGFSPVLRSLARLKPTMTLEEGLWRSVQEWEHKSNFDRMIFYEMAEKFMEFEAEEELQTQKLQQRNVSVCLPPPVSRHLDPQKPSSTVAGQHPVFVPRKGDPKVQPLNQQQHRPQCPWEAKQPNEIPPKAVKEYVEIMEGLLGPAHSATVEPDAKHEEEEYEQQQEDTGMYPDPGLLSYIDKLCSQEEFITKAEAVIHPQFLEMLLSPESQIDLMSLTQKLEEEEGLTLTQLVEKRLLELKGEVGVEAPPIYGMPPMESLCTEYDTSQDSGSTDNHGLQLGISKKTGTRRLNADDLPKDCRRDSNLSKPKELAHFMWSPKSKKPKSEQLTSPHQRSSNTSPKLGTRESLMFLETSPISESPGKGEGSREETEKEEEDLPSLDFLLAPQQSLLPWGLSKSPLPASGILHHGVRGTWQASQPLAPETVSLSQPGHTATKSKIPAQVRAPSLAAKRPYSGADLGVSGRQPLVSSEVQPSMPLKRKCDTSTCEKSKVAFQPIASSPLPCVKPSNWRPLHRFGLSTPFSSSR; encoded by the exons ATGTGTAGGGGTGGGGTCAAGATGGGGATAGAATACGTACTTGTAGGAAGTTACAAACAAGCATGTGGTTTTAGCCCAGTCCTTCGATCCCTGGCCCGACTGAAGCCCACCATGACCCTGGAGGAGGGACTGTGGCGGTCTGTGCAGGAATGGGAGCACAAAAGCAACTTTGACCGGATGATCTTCTACGAGATGGCAGAAAA GTTCATGGAGTTTGAAGCAGAGGAGGAGTTACAGACTCAGAAGTTGCAGCAGAGGAATGTGTCCGTGTGCCTGCCTCCTCCAGTTTCAAGGCATCTTGATCCTCAGAAGCCTTCATCCACTGTGGCTGGCCAGCACCCAG TGTTCGTCCCAAGGAAGGGAGATCCCAAGGTGCAGCCCCTCAACCAGCAGCAACATAGACCCCAGTGCCCTTGGGAGGCCAAGCAACCCAATGAGATCCCTCCTAAAGCTGTGAAAGAGTATGTCGAAATCATGGAAGGTCTGCTTGGACCTGCCCATTCGGCCACTGTGGAGCCAGatgcaaaacatgaagaagaggaatATGAGCAACAACAGGAAGACACTGGGATGTACCCAGACCCAGGACTCCTGAGCTACATTGACAAGCTGTGTTCACAGGAAGAATTTATTACCAAG GCAGAAGCAGTTATTCACCCTCAATTCCTGGAAATGTTATTATCACCAGAATCACAGATAGATCTCATGTCCTTAACACAGAAGCTGGAGGAAGAAGAAGGGCTCACTCTCACCCAG cTGGTAGAGAAGCGACTACTGGAATTGAAAGGAGAAGTGGGTGTGGAGGCACCCCCAATTTATGGTATGCCACCCATGGAGTCACTCTGTACAGAGTATGACACCAGTCAAGACTCAGGGAGCACAGATAACCATGGTCTTCAGCTAGGGATCAGCAAGAAAACGGGCACAAGAAGGCTGAATGCAGATGACCTGCCGAAAGACTGTAGAAGAGACAGTAACCTGTCTAAGCCAAAAGAACTTGCTCACTTTATGTGGAGTCCAAAGTCAAAGAAACCTAAGTCTGAACAATTAACTTCTCCTCATCAGCGTTCCAGTAACACCTCCCCGAAATTGGGAACTAGAGAATCCTTAATGTTCTTAGAAACCTCTCCTATTAGTGAATCACCTGGGAAAGGAGAAGGGTCCAGggaagaaacagagaaggaagaggaggatctCCCCAGCCTTGACTTTCTCTTGGCACCTCAACAAAGCTTACTGCCCTGGGGTCTTTCCAAgagtcctctgcctgcctccggCATTCTGCACCATGGAGTTCGGGGCACCTGGCAAGCATCCCAGCCCCTAGCTCCTGAGACAGTGAGTCTTAGCCAACCTGGACATACAGCTACCAAGTCTAAGATCCCAGCTCAAGTTAGAGCCCCATCACTTGCTGCCAAGAGGCCCTACTCAGGGGCTGACCTTGGGGTCTCTGGGAGGCAACCCTTGGTCAGCAGTGAGGTCCAACCCTCAATGCCTCTGAAAAGAAAGTGTGACACCTCAACTTGCGAGAAAAGTAAGGTGGCATTTCAGCCAATAGCAAGCTCTCCTCTTCCATGTGTCAAACCCTCAAATTGGAGACCCCTCCACAGATTTGGATTATCAACCCCCTTCTCCTCATCACGCTAA